GCTGATTCGACGCACCTGTTGATAACCCCCGGACTGTGCACAACTCGCCGTCGACCGGTCGGAGTCTTCATCCCCACACGCCGTGGACTACGCATACGAGCCTTCCCCTCGAGGCCCGCCCGAACGGTCCGCCCCCGACCGAACCGCAATGACCGGAACCGATTTCCGACCGGCCACGACGACCCGACGAAACATCTGGACAGCGAGACCCCTCCGCGCCCCAGCGGCGGCACGGCAACGCTCATCCCCTGGCCGCGTAAGTAACCCGAACGACGATGCCGCGACCGAACAGCAGGCCGAAGGAAGAAATGCGGTTCAGCCCAGATGCTTGGCGAAGCAATTCGACAAAGGGAGCACCTCGTACGGCGAGAAAATCGGGATCCGATGGTAGCCACTACGTTCGTAGAAGCGTACGGCTTCCGGTTGCAGGTGACCGGTCTGCAGGATCAACCGGGGGCGCCCGGCCGCCCGGGCGGCGTCCTCGGCCGCGGTGAGCAACAACGTCGCGGCGCCGGAACCGCGATGCGCCGGGCGGACGAACATCCGCTTGACCTCGAGATCCTCCGCATTCCATCGCAAGGCGGCGTGGCCGACCGGACCGTCGGAGTACGCCACGAAGGTACTGTGCACGGTGGCCGGGTCGACCGTATTCGGGTTCGTGGGCAACTCCCTCGCCAGATGGGCGTAGCGCGGCCCGACCTCGGCGGCCATCTCGTCGCGCAACGTCACCGCGTCCGGATGCGCCCAGTCCACCGTGGTCACGGTGAGTGGCGGCCGCACAGAACTCATGCCCCGACGCTAGCCGC
Above is a genomic segment from Nocardia sputorum containing:
- a CDS encoding GNAT family N-acetyltransferase, which encodes MSSVRPPLTVTTVDWAHPDAVTLRDEMAAEVGPRYAHLARELPTNPNTVDPATVHSTFVAYSDGPVGHAALRWNAEDLEVKRMFVRPAHRGSGAATLLLTAAEDAARAAGRPRLILQTGHLQPEAVRFYERSGYHRIPIFSPYEVLPLSNCFAKHLG